Proteins encoded by one window of Thermobaculum terrenum ATCC BAA-798:
- a CDS encoding carbohydrate ABC transporter permease, giving the protein MRSVQAQRRYKKEEAITALLFISPWIIGFLVFTAGPMLASIYFSLTEYNVLQPPEWVGLANYKEILTNDPLFWKSLYNTVYYTALYVPLHLAVALGLALLLNLNVRGVPFWRTFFYLPSITPVVAVAILWRWILNPNSGILNRFLASVGLPTPGWTTDPNWMKPALVLMSLWGAGGAMLIYLAGLKNIPRELYEAAQIDGAGRWARFLHITLPMISGVMFFNLVISIIASLQTFAQPVLLFNTSEGGGSTTNDAVLLYIVYLFRQAFRYFHMGYASALAWIIFVIIVIFTIIQFRLSQRWVYYEGGEQK; this is encoded by the coding sequence ATGAGAAGCGTACAGGCTCAGAGAAGATACAAGAAAGAGGAGGCCATCACGGCCCTCCTCTTCATATCCCCATGGATCATTGGGTTCCTGGTTTTCACAGCAGGCCCCATGCTGGCGTCGATCTACTTCAGTCTCACGGAATATAACGTGCTTCAGCCGCCGGAGTGGGTAGGTCTTGCAAACTACAAGGAGATCCTCACCAACGACCCGCTGTTCTGGAAGTCCCTCTACAACACCGTATACTATACAGCTCTGTATGTCCCTCTCCACCTGGCGGTAGCACTGGGGCTGGCGCTGCTGCTGAACCTCAATGTCCGTGGCGTACCGTTTTGGCGAACGTTCTTCTACCTGCCCTCGATCACTCCGGTGGTCGCTGTGGCCATCCTGTGGAGGTGGATCCTCAATCCTAACAGTGGCATACTCAATCGCTTTCTGGCCTCCGTAGGGTTGCCAACTCCCGGATGGACTACTGATCCCAACTGGATGAAGCCTGCGCTCGTGCTCATGAGCCTCTGGGGGGCCGGAGGTGCCATGCTGATCTATTTGGCCGGGCTAAAGAACATCCCGAGAGAGCTGTACGAGGCCGCCCAGATCGATGGAGCCGGGAGATGGGCCAGGTTCCTACACATAACCCTGCCTATGATCTCCGGAGTTATGTTCTTCAACCTAGTGATAAGCATCATCGCGTCCTTGCAGACGTTTGCACAGCCCGTACTGCTGTTCAACACCTCGGAGGGTGGTGGAAGCACCACGAACGATGCTGTACTGCTGTACATCGTCTATCTCTTCCGCCAGGCGTTTAGATACTTCCACATGGGATATGCTTCTGCCCTGGCGTGGATAATCTTCGTGATAATCGTCATCTTCACGATCATACAGTTCAGGCTGTCCCAGCGCTGGGTCTACTACGAAGGGGGTGAGCAAAAATGA
- a CDS encoding ABC transporter substrate-binding protein, whose product MNGHHNREQDQHKLSRRKVLQLGSKLAILTIGGPILASCGGGGGGGTPTAGMTSPSPSPASPSPAAPGVTPEATPAASMAPSASPTPASTAATGATGWQVRFKEQATITAWGFNTDNTTARVRVNLFKQTYPNIQLRLVPEITDQKILTAVASGQVPDLFWIGRNSVISWAARGALEPLNDLIENDDRFNMDNFYESAVKEVTWDDQIWAIPQFMDVRALWINHKPLQEVGIKPDDVDPKNWNQLQQYGVKLTKKQGNRLTRWGFDHKVQDGYMWMWSWANNSNLLSEDGRTATFATPENIEALRYAAETIQKQGGWKAFDAFRQTWQWDAQHPVIQNQVALTLYESWLLGMIAEFAPDHPFNVIPFTDKSGKIVTAVGGLAWAIPKGAKNKEAAWEFISFMSDAQVWLRGAKAQANEEKGKYVPSLTANKEADKLLREQVYSPINDAIDSAVALFPRLLNNSQAPPPSPVNAEINDILNNDAVLPALRGEKSPEDALKAAQEKAQAAIDKFFK is encoded by the coding sequence ATGAACGGGCACCATAACAGAGAGCAGGACCAACACAAACTTTCGAGGCGCAAGGTACTCCAGTTGGGCAGCAAGCTAGCCATACTGACGATCGGGGGACCAATTCTGGCTTCCTGCGGAGGGGGCGGGGGTGGAGGCACCCCAACCGCAGGCATGACATCTCCATCGCCCTCGCCGGCTTCTCCCTCGCCTGCAGCACCGGGGGTAACTCCGGAGGCCACTCCTGCAGCCTCCATGGCTCCTTCGGCAAGCCCCACACCAGCCTCGACCGCCGCCACTGGCGCTACCGGCTGGCAGGTGAGGTTCAAGGAACAGGCCACGATAACCGCCTGGGGCTTCAACACTGATAACACAACCGCCAGGGTAAGGGTGAACCTGTTCAAGCAAACTTACCCCAACATCCAGCTCAGGCTGGTGCCGGAGATCACAGACCAGAAGATACTGACAGCCGTCGCGAGCGGGCAGGTCCCGGACCTCTTCTGGATAGGTCGTAACAGCGTAATCAGCTGGGCGGCAAGAGGGGCTCTTGAGCCGTTGAACGACCTCATCGAGAACGACGACAGGTTCAACATGGATAACTTCTACGAGTCGGCAGTCAAGGAGGTCACCTGGGACGATCAGATATGGGCCATCCCTCAGTTCATGGATGTGAGAGCTCTGTGGATCAACCATAAGCCCCTGCAGGAGGTGGGGATAAAGCCTGATGACGTTGATCCCAAGAACTGGAACCAGCTGCAGCAGTACGGCGTGAAGCTCACAAAGAAGCAGGGGAACAGGCTTACCAGGTGGGGCTTCGACCACAAGGTGCAGGATGGCTACATGTGGATGTGGTCCTGGGCGAACAACAGCAACCTGCTGAGTGAGGATGGCAGGACCGCCACGTTCGCCACACCGGAAAACATCGAGGCACTGCGATACGCCGCTGAAACCATACAGAAGCAGGGAGGCTGGAAGGCATTTGACGCCTTCAGGCAGACGTGGCAATGGGATGCTCAGCATCCGGTTATCCAGAATCAGGTGGCCCTGACGCTCTACGAAAGCTGGCTGCTAGGGATGATCGCCGAATTTGCTCCTGATCACCCCTTCAACGTCATTCCCTTCACCGACAAGAGCGGCAAGATAGTGACAGCGGTAGGTGGACTGGCCTGGGCTATTCCCAAGGGAGCAAAGAATAAGGAGGCCGCGTGGGAGTTCATCTCCTTTATGTCAGATGCCCAGGTGTGGCTACGAGGGGCAAAGGCCCAGGCCAACGAGGAGAAAGGCAAGTACGTACCATCCCTGACGGCCAACAAAGAGGCGGACAAGCTCCTGCGGGAGCAAGTTTACTCCCCAATTAATGACGCTATAGACTCGGCAGTGGCGTTGTTCCCAAGGCTATTGAACAACAGCCAGGCGCCGCCACCTTCACCGGTCAACGCCGAGATAAACGACATACTGAACAACGATGCTGTACTCCCGGCCCTCAGGGGTGAGAAATCGCCCGAGGATGCCCTGAAAGCAGCGCAGGAGAAGGCGCAGGCGGCCATAGACAAGTTCTTCAAGTAG